The Fusobacterium russii ATCC 25533 genome includes a region encoding these proteins:
- a CDS encoding response regulator transcription factor: MYKLMIADDEPLIRRGIRQLIDLASLQIGKIYEATTGKEALELFEKFQPEIVLMDINMPKIDGLTAAKKMKNIAPETKVVIITGYNYFDYAQTAIKIGVEDYILKPISKKDVSELIVKLVSALQEERKDKEVEKVLEQIKTIDIDRDIKKNNSKFLIQNIIEDNYTDSQFTLSALSEKLDLSSGYLSILFKKNFGIAFQDYLLQKRMEKAKLLLLTTELKNYEISEQVGFEDVNYFITKFKKYYQITPKQYRETVLKNEDK, from the coding sequence GTGTATAAGTTAATGATTGCAGATGATGAGCCTTTAATTAGGAGAGGTATAAGACAGTTAATAGATCTGGCTTCTTTACAGATTGGAAAAATTTATGAAGCTACAACCGGGAAGGAAGCTTTAGAATTGTTTGAAAAATTTCAGCCGGAGATTGTTCTTATGGACATTAATATGCCAAAAATAGATGGATTAACTGCAGCAAAGAAGATGAAGAATATTGCCCCTGAAACAAAGGTAGTAATCATAACCGGTTACAATTACTTTGACTATGCTCAAACAGCTATTAAAATAGGAGTAGAAGATTATATTCTAAAGCCTATTTCCAAAAAAGATGTTTCGGAACTTATTGTGAAACTTGTAAGTGCCTTACAGGAGGAAAGAAAAGATAAGGAAGTTGAAAAAGTCTTAGAACAAATAAAAACAATAGACATAGATAGAGATATAAAGAAAAACAACTCCAAATTTTTAATACAAAATATAATTGAAGATAACTACACAGACAGTCAATTTACCTTATCTGCTCTTTCTGAAAAATTAGATTTAAGTTCAGGTTATTTAAGTATTTTATTTAAAAAAAATTTTGGTATAGCCTTTCAAGATTATTTATTGCAAAAGAGAATGGAAAAAGCGAAGCTACTTCTTTTAACGACAGAATTAAAAAATTATGAAATATCTGAACAAGTAGGCTTTGAAGATGTGAATTATTTTATAACTAAATTTAAAAAATACTATCAAATAACTCCAAAGCAATATAGAGAAACGGTGTTAAAAAATGAAGATAAATAA
- a CDS encoding cache domain-containing sensor histidine kinase, with translation MKINKPINIKIGFYFLITNLFLVLVLGGIFYFSSNKLLVQKEISSKTESIIKSGNYIELYMNKLTTLSQIISHDRAVYNYLKNRDETEKNRILNMINNVLSTDKYMKSIILIRKDGAIISNEKNVGMEISSDMMKESWYVSSLMNPMPVLNPLRKQSFSHDGMDDWVISVSHEIADSNGENLGVLLIDIKYQALHEYLQNQEQGKNSNIVILDANDEIVYYRYIPYNTSKEIYLKNFRKIVEGYNRKNNTITVKYPIKNTQWTIIENSYMEEIKSLENHFLNLIIVSCLISFFITILVSFSVLRRITKPIKELEKHMNDFSNNLSKVKLEGDISIEILSLQNHFNEMIDKIKYLREYEINALYSQINPHFLYNTLDTIVWMAEFQDTEKVISITKALSNFFRISLSNGKEKIPLKEEIQHVEEYLYIQKQRYEDKLDYILSIPKELENIEVPKIILQPFVENAIYHGIKNLDTTGIIKIYSRLKGNIIELIVEDNGIGFEASRQQPIMKMGGVGIKNVNKRIKYYYGEEYGVTIESVSSGGSRVIIRIPYTL, from the coding sequence ATGAAGATAAATAAACCGATAAATATAAAAATAGGCTTTTATTTTCTTATAACCAATTTATTTTTGGTTTTAGTTTTGGGAGGTATATTTTACTTTAGTTCAAATAAACTTTTAGTTCAAAAAGAAATAAGCTCTAAAACGGAATCTATAATAAAAAGTGGAAATTATATCGAGTTGTATATGAATAAACTTACAACTTTAAGCCAGATAATTTCTCATGATAGAGCTGTGTATAACTATCTAAAAAACAGAGATGAAACTGAAAAAAATAGAATTTTAAATATGATAAATAATGTCCTTTCGACAGATAAATATATGAAATCAATTATCTTAATAAGGAAAGATGGGGCAATTATCTCAAATGAAAAAAATGTCGGTATGGAAATTTCAAGTGATATGATGAAAGAGAGCTGGTATGTAAGCTCTTTAATGAATCCTATGCCGGTTTTAAATCCTCTTAGAAAACAGAGTTTTTCACATGACGGAATGGATGACTGGGTTATTTCCGTAAGTCATGAGATAGCAGACAGTAATGGAGAAAACTTAGGGGTTTTATTAATTGATATTAAATATCAGGCTCTACATGAGTATTTACAAAATCAGGAACAAGGGAAAAATAGTAATATAGTTATTTTAGATGCCAATGATGAAATAGTTTATTATAGGTATATTCCTTATAATACTTCAAAAGAAATCTATCTAAAAAATTTTAGAAAAATAGTGGAGGGATATAATAGAAAGAATAATACAATTACTGTAAAATATCCTATAAAGAATACTCAATGGACAATAATTGAAAATTCTTATATGGAAGAAATTAAAAGCTTAGAAAATCACTTCCTAAATCTTATTATAGTTAGTTGTTTAATTTCTTTTTTTATAACAATTTTGGTAAGCTTCAGTGTACTTAGGAGAATTACAAAGCCTATTAAAGAATTAGAAAAGCATATGAATGATTTTTCAAATAATTTATCAAAAGTTAAACTTGAAGGTGATATAAGTATTGAAATTTTAAGTTTACAAAATCACTTCAATGAGATGATAGATAAGATAAAATATTTAAGAGAATATGAAATAAATGCTCTCTATAGTCAAATAAATCCTCATTTTTTATATAATACTCTGGATACCATTGTTTGGATGGCGGAGTTTCAAGATACGGAGAAAGTTATTTCAATAACTAAAGCTCTTTCTAATTTCTTTAGAATTTCTTTGAGTAATGGAAAAGAAAAGATACCATTAAAAGAAGAGATACAACATGTTGAAGAATATCTTTATATACAAAAACAAAGATATGAAGATAAGCTTGACTATATTTTGTCCATACCGAAAGAATTAGAAAATATTGAAGTACCTAAAATTATTTTACAGCCCTTTGTTGAGAATGCTATTTATCATGGTATTAAAAATTTAGATACAACGGGAATTATAAAAATTTATTCAAGACTCAAAGGAAATATAATTGAGTTAATAGTAGAAGATAATGGCATTGGCTTTGAAGCTTCTAGGCAACAACCCATTATGAAAATGGGAGGAGTGGGAATAAAGAATGTCAATAAGAGAATAAAATATTATTATGGTGAAGAATATGGAGTTACAATAGAAAGTGTAAGTTCCGGAGGCTCAAGAGTTATAATTCGTATACCATATACTTTATAG
- a CDS encoding YfcC family protein yields MKRNGFEFPTAYSVLFIILVLVTVLTHIIPAGKYSRLSYDSNANVFIIDKEGAESKVLEASQENLNNLGINIDLNKFTEGTIKNPMAIPNTYERVEEEKAQGIHDLIAAPVAGLMDSMDIVIFVFVLSGIVGVVNKTGTFNIAMRTISQKTKGKEFALVIVSFLFFAIGGTTFGFWEETIPFYTILIPLFLSNGFDVLVPMSTILLGSAIGCMFSTVNPFSTIIASNAAGISFNEGLQFRFFALIVFSIITLFYIYFYIKKVKKNPEASLVLDIQDEAKEKFIKGYNEDSKVTLNFKQKIILFLFLFQFVVMIWGVSSLDWWFQEVAGMFFGIAIIIMFLSGLGEKEAVNGFITGTSEVVGVALIIGLARAINIIMESGMISDTLLFYSSNLVAGMNKGLFSIALLFIFAFLGIFIPSTSGLAVLSMPILAPLADTVGISRAMVVDAFAWGQGVILFITPTGLIFVALQIAGISYNKWLKFVMPLILIISVLVIIMQYLKAIL; encoded by the coding sequence TTGAAAAGGAATGGTTTTGAATTTCCGACAGCTTATTCTGTATTGTTTATAATTTTAGTTTTAGTAACAGTGTTGACACATATTATACCGGCAGGAAAATACTCCAGATTATCCTACGATAGCAATGCAAATGTTTTTATTATAGACAAAGAAGGTGCAGAATCTAAAGTTTTAGAAGCAAGTCAAGAAAATTTAAATAATTTAGGAATAAATATAGATTTAAATAAATTTACGGAAGGAACAATAAAAAACCCCATGGCTATTCCTAATACTTATGAAAGAGTGGAAGAGGAGAAAGCACAAGGTATACATGATTTGATAGCGGCACCAGTCGCAGGGCTTATGGATTCAATGGATATAGTTATTTTTGTTTTTGTTCTAAGTGGTATAGTTGGTGTAGTTAATAAAACAGGGACTTTTAATATAGCAATGAGAACAATTTCTCAGAAAACGAAAGGTAAGGAGTTTGCACTTGTTATAGTTTCCTTTCTTTTCTTTGCCATTGGTGGTACGACATTTGGTTTTTGGGAAGAAACAATACCTTTTTATACAATTTTAATTCCGTTATTTTTATCGAACGGTTTTGATGTATTAGTGCCTATGTCAACAATACTTTTAGGCTCTGCAATAGGCTGTATGTTTTCAACAGTTAATCCATTTTCAACTATTATAGCATCAAATGCAGCAGGAATCTCTTTTAATGAAGGTTTACAATTTAGATTTTTTGCTTTGATAGTATTTTCTATAATAACTCTGTTTTATATTTATTTTTATATAAAGAAAGTGAAAAAAAATCCGGAAGCCTCTTTGGTTTTAGATATACAAGATGAGGCAAAAGAAAAATTTATAAAAGGCTATAATGAAGACTCAAAAGTTACTTTAAATTTTAAACAAAAAATAATTCTATTTTTATTTTTATTTCAATTTGTTGTTATGATTTGGGGAGTTTCTTCTCTGGATTGGTGGTTTCAAGAAGTTGCTGGAATGTTTTTTGGAATAGCTATAATCATAATGTTTTTATCAGGTTTAGGTGAAAAGGAAGCAGTTAACGGTTTTATCACTGGGACTTCTGAAGTTGTTGGAGTTGCTCTTATCATAGGTCTTGCTAGAGCAATAAACATAATAATGGAAAGTGGAATGATTTCAGATACTTTACTTTTTTATTCTTCAAATTTGGTAGCAGGAATGAATAAAGGTTTATTTTCAATAGCATTACTATTTATATTCGCTTTCTTAGGAATATTTATTCCTTCTACATCAGGCTTAGCAGTTTTGTCAATGCCGATATTGGCACCTTTGGCGGACACAGTAGGAATTTCTAGGGCTATGGTTGTTGATGCTTTTGCATGGGGGCAGGGAGTAATTTTATTTATAACTCCAACAGGTTTGATATTTGTAGCCCTACAGATAGCTGGAATTTCATATAATAAGTGGTTAAAATTTGTAATGCCCTTAATTCTTATAATTTCAGTGTTGGTAATAATTATGCAATATTTAAAAGCAATTTTATAG
- a CDS encoding arsenate reductase family protein — protein MKKIEFINYPKCSTCVKAKKWLENNGIDFDNRDIVTDNPNESEIKKYLKISGKEIKKFFNTSGILYREMNLKEKLVDMTEDEMIKLLATDGKLVKRPLIVTEKDVLIGFKEEEWKNFFKV, from the coding sequence ATGAAAAAGATAGAATTTATTAATTATCCAAAATGTAGTACTTGTGTAAAAGCTAAAAAATGGCTTGAAAATAATGGAATAGATTTTGACAATAGAGATATTGTTACTGATAATCCAAATGAAAGTGAAATAAAAAAGTATTTAAAGATAAGTGGAAAGGAAATAAAAAAATTTTTTAATACAAGTGGCATACTTTATAGAGAAATGAACTTAAAAGAAAAATTGGTTGATATGACAGAAGATGAAATGATAAAGCTTTTAGCAACAGATGGTAAATTAGTTAAAAGACCATTAATCGTTACAGAAAAAGATGTCTTAATAGGTTTTAAAGAAGAAGAATGGAAGAATTTTTTCAAGGTTTAG
- the brnQ gene encoding branched-chain amino acid transport system II carrier protein — translation MYGISEVITTGFALFAMLFGAGNLIFPPILGYELGSNWSVAAFAFILTGVGIPLLGLISIAITGRSIHNFADKVSPLFSKFYAIALILSIGPLLALPRTGATAYEVTFFHAGYTSSSLKYIYLGIYFAVALVFSLKPSEVIDRIGKILTPVLIIVLVIILTKGVFFNDLPIIEKTFNLPFKKGFIEGYQTLDALAMIVFSGVVLTTIRNGRELTKKQEFSFLIKTGLIAIFGLTAVYAGLTYIGATFGNFELVAGAQRTDLLVKISSTLLGKFGYVVLGVCVAGACLTTAIGLIVSVAEYFSQLLKISYKKLVIITTIWAYFIAIFGVNFIVVISVPILIFLYPMSIALIFLNLLKIENDKVYKGVVLVTGLIGLYEALGVAGVVLPEQLAKIYDVLPLSNLGLAWVLPALIVGFLCGINKKIAK, via the coding sequence ATGTACGGAATATCAGAAGTAATAACAACAGGATTTGCATTATTTGCAATGTTATTTGGAGCAGGAAATTTAATATTTCCTCCAATATTAGGTTATGAGTTAGGCAGTAACTGGTCAGTAGCAGCTTTTGCTTTTATTTTAACAGGTGTGGGTATACCACTTTTAGGTCTTATTTCTATTGCAATTACCGGGAGAAGTATTCATAATTTTGCAGACAAGGTTTCACCTTTATTTTCAAAATTTTATGCAATAGCTCTTATACTTTCAATAGGTCCACTTTTAGCTCTACCAAGAACAGGAGCAACAGCATACGAAGTAACATTTTTTCATGCCGGTTATACTTCATCATCATTAAAATATATATATTTAGGAATATATTTTGCAGTTGCTTTAGTTTTTTCTTTGAAACCAAGTGAGGTTATAGACAGAATAGGAAAAATTTTGACTCCTGTTTTAATAATTGTACTTGTTATCATTCTGACAAAGGGAGTATTTTTTAATGATTTACCGATAATTGAAAAAACTTTTAATTTGCCTTTTAAAAAGGGCTTCATTGAAGGCTATCAAACTTTAGACGCTCTAGCAATGATAGTTTTTTCGGGTGTTGTGTTGACGACAATAAGAAATGGGAGAGAATTAACAAAAAAGCAGGAATTTTCTTTCCTTATAAAAACAGGCTTAATTGCAATTTTCGGTTTAACAGCTGTTTATGCAGGTCTTACTTATATAGGGGCGACTTTTGGGAATTTTGAATTAGTTGCAGGAGCACAAAGAACAGACTTACTTGTAAAGATATCAAGTACTCTATTGGGGAAATTTGGATATGTAGTATTAGGTGTATGTGTAGCAGGAGCTTGTTTGACAACTGCTATAGGGCTTATAGTTTCTGTTGCTGAATACTTTAGCCAGCTTTTAAAAATTTCATATAAAAAATTAGTTATTATAACAACTATATGGGCATATTTTATCGCTATATTTGGAGTAAACTTTATAGTGGTAATATCTGTACCTATTCTTATTTTTCTATATCCAATGAGTATAGCTTTAATATTTTTAAATCTGTTGAAAATTGAAAATGATAAAGTATATAAGGGAGTAGTTTTAGTAACTGGTTTAATAGGACTATATGAAGCTCTAGGTGTAGCAGGTGTGGTATTACCTGAACAGCTTGCAAAAATCTATGATGTATTACCTCTTAGCAATTTAGGCTTAGCTTGGGTTTTACCGGCATTAATAGTTGGTTTTTTGTGTGGTATAAATAAAAAAATAGCAAAATAA
- the tyrS gene encoding tyrosine--tRNA ligase gives MANVYDTLMERGYLKQFTHEEETKDLLGKEKITFYIGFDPTADSLHVGHFIAMMFMAHMQRHGHRPIALVGGGTAMVGDPSGRTDMRNMLTKEKIAHNIECIKKQMQKFIDFSDDKAILVNNADWLLNLNYIDFLRDIGVHFSVNRMLAAECFKSRMENGLSFLEFNYMLMQGYDFLVLNKKYGCVMQLGGDDQWSNMIAGVDLIRKKERKAAYAMTCTLLTNSEGQKMGKTAKGALWLDPEKTTPYEFYQYWRNVADEDVEKCLSLLTFLPMDEVRRLSSLKDAEINEAKKVLAYEVTKLVHGEEEANKAKEATEALFGSGKNLDNAPTIELEEEDFGKEILDILVDRKIIKTKSEGRRLIEQNGLSLNDEKITDVKFLVKHDTLGLLKMGKKKFYNIVKK, from the coding sequence ATGGCGAACGTATATGATACTCTTATGGAAAGAGGATATTTAAAACAGTTTACACATGAGGAAGAAACGAAAGACTTACTAGGAAAAGAAAAAATAACTTTTTATATTGGTTTTGATCCTACTGCAGACAGCTTACATGTAGGTCATTTTATTGCAATGATGTTTATGGCACATATGCAAAGACATGGGCATAGACCTATAGCTTTAGTTGGCGGTGGAACAGCTATGGTAGGAGATCCAAGTGGCAGAACTGATATGAGAAATATGTTAACTAAAGAAAAGATAGCTCACAATATAGAATGTATTAAAAAGCAAATGCAGAAATTTATAGATTTTTCTGATGATAAAGCAATACTTGTCAATAATGCAGATTGGCTTTTGAACTTAAATTATATAGATTTTTTGAGAGATATAGGGGTACATTTTTCTGTAAATAGAATGCTTGCAGCAGAATGTTTTAAATCCAGAATGGAGAATGGACTTTCATTTTTAGAGTTCAACTATATGTTAATGCAAGGGTATGATTTTTTAGTATTAAATAAAAAATATGGCTGTGTTATGCAATTAGGCGGAGATGACCAATGGTCTAATATGATAGCAGGTGTGGATTTAATCAGAAAGAAAGAAAGAAAAGCAGCCTATGCGATGACTTGTACACTTTTGACAAATAGTGAAGGTCAAAAAATGGGAAAAACAGCGAAGGGGGCTTTATGGCTAGATCCGGAGAAAACAACACCTTATGAATTCTACCAATATTGGAGAAATGTTGCTGATGAAGATGTTGAGAAATGTTTATCACTTCTAACATTTTTACCTATGGATGAGGTAAGAAGATTGTCATCTTTGAAAGATGCAGAAATAAATGAGGCTAAAAAAGTCCTGGCTTATGAGGTAACTAAATTGGTTCACGGAGAAGAGGAAGCAAATAAGGCTAAGGAGGCAACAGAAGCTCTTTTTGGAAGTGGTAAGAATTTAGATAATGCACCTACTATTGAGTTAGAGGAAGAAGATTTTGGTAAGGAAATTTTAGATATTTTAGTGGACAGAAAAATTATAAAAACTAAAAGTGAAGGGAGAAGACTTATTGAGCAAAATGGTCTATCCTTAAATGATGAGAAAATAACAGATGTGAAGTTTTTAGTAAAGCATGATACATTGGGCTTATTAAAAATGGGAAAGAAAAAATTTTATAATATAGTTAAAAAATAG
- a CDS encoding GNAT family N-acetyltransferase has product MSEFRIRNMEEKDIDTIYKHIHQSYVNKYFKNEREQKELHNRQYESIIYSKNYIFHIFENNSDEFIAMVRHKLENNISEVAIYLNREFRAKNYSKQILKKSIQEIRIRRKEIKIIEAHILEENIVSQKLFSSLNFRYEGNKNYDALDYMLFRLILD; this is encoded by the coding sequence TTGTCTGAATTTAGAATTAGAAATATGGAAGAAAAAGATATAGATACTATTTATAAGCATATACATCAAAGTTATGTGAATAAATATTTTAAAAATGAAAGAGAACAAAAAGAATTACACAACAGGCAGTATGAATCTATAATTTATTCAAAGAATTATATTTTTCATATTTTTGAAAATAATTCAGATGAATTTATTGCTATGGTAAGGCATAAACTTGAAAATAATATTTCAGAAGTGGCTATATATCTAAATAGAGAATTTAGAGCTAAAAACTATTCAAAACAGATATTGAAGAAAAGTATTCAAGAAATTAGAATAAGAAGAAAAGAAATAAAAATTATTGAAGCCCATATTCTTGAAGAAAATATAGTATCACAAAAGTTATTTTCAAGTTTGAATTTTAGATATGAAGGAAATAAAAATTACGATGCCTTAGATTATATGCTTTTTAGGCTTATATTAGATTGA
- the nth gene encoding endonuclease III, protein MTKKEKVKNILIKMQEKFGKPQCALNYNSPFELLVAVILSAQCTDVRVNIVTKEMFKELNTPQDFVDLPLEEIEEHIKSTGFFRNKAKNIKKCSEQLLEKYNGEIPKDMDELTELAGVGRKTANVVRGEIWGLADGITVDTHVRRITNLIGLVKNEDPIKIERELMKIVPKKSWIDFSHYIILHGRATCIARRPKCIDCEIKEYCDYGIKKLTINEKK, encoded by the coding sequence ATGACAAAGAAAGAAAAAGTAAAAAATATATTGATTAAAATGCAGGAGAAATTTGGAAAGCCTCAGTGTGCATTAAATTATAATAGTCCTTTTGAACTTTTAGTTGCAGTTATACTATCAGCACAGTGTACAGATGTAAGAGTTAATATAGTAACTAAAGAGATGTTTAAAGAGCTTAATACACCGCAAGACTTTGTAGATTTACCATTAGAAGAAATAGAAGAACATATAAAAAGTACAGGATTTTTTAGGAATAAGGCAAAGAACATAAAAAAATGCAGTGAACAATTACTAGAAAAGTATAATGGTGAGATTCCTAAGGATATGGACGAATTAACAGAGTTAGCAGGAGTGGGAAGAAAAACAGCCAATGTTGTCAGAGGAGAAATCTGGGGCTTAGCAGATGGAATAACTGTAGATACTCATGTAAGAAGAATAACTAATTTAATAGGACTGGTAAAAAATGAAGATCCAATAAAAATAGAAAGAGAACTTATGAAAATAGTGCCTAAAAAATCTTGGATAGATTTCTCACACTATATAATTTTACACGGCAGGGCAACTTGCATTGCAAGAAGACCAAAGTGCATTGATTGTGAAATAAAAGAGTATTGTGATTATGGTATAAAGAAATTAACCATAAATGAAAAAAAATAA
- the nifS gene encoding cysteine desulfurase NifS, producing the protein MKVYLDNNATTKVDEKVLEAMLPYFSEHYGNPFSLHLFGAETGKAVADARKKIADILRAKPSEIIFTASGSESDNLAVRGIARAYKHRGKHIITSSIEHPAVKDTFVDLMEDGFEVSVIPVDENGVLILDELKKALREDTILISVMHANNEVGSFQPIEEIAKIAKERKIIFHVDAVQSMGKLPIYPEKMGIDLLSFSGHKFYAPKGVAVLYKRDGVRLGKVITGGNQEGKRRPGTSNTPYIVGIAKALEMAVETMDEEWKREEELRDYFEAEVLKKIPEVIVNAKSVKRLPGTSSLTFKYLEGESILLNLSLKGIAVSSGSACSSDSLQPSHVLLAMGIPAECAHGTIRFSMGKYNTKEEIDYTVECLVEIISKLRAISPLWNAYQANK; encoded by the coding sequence ATGAAAGTTTATTTAGATAATAATGCCACTACAAAAGTGGATGAGAAAGTTTTAGAAGCTATGTTACCATATTTTTCAGAGCATTATGGTAATCCATTCAGCTTACATTTATTTGGAGCTGAAACAGGGAAAGCTGTTGCAGATGCAAGAAAAAAAATAGCGGATATTTTAAGAGCAAAGCCAAGTGAAATAATATTTACAGCTTCAGGAAGTGAATCTGATAACTTAGCTGTAAGAGGTATAGCAAGGGCATATAAACATAGAGGAAAACATATAATCACAAGTTCAATAGAACATCCGGCAGTAAAAGATACTTTTGTTGATTTGATGGAAGACGGTTTTGAAGTTTCTGTTATCCCGGTCGATGAAAATGGAGTTCTTATCCTAGATGAGTTAAAGAAGGCACTTAGAGAGGATACTATTTTAATAAGTGTTATGCATGCTAATAACGAAGTTGGAAGCTTTCAGCCAATTGAAGAAATAGCAAAAATAGCAAAAGAAAGAAAGATAATATTTCATGTAGATGCAGTTCAAAGTATGGGGAAACTTCCAATTTATCCAGAAAAAATGGGAATAGATTTACTATCTTTTTCAGGACATAAATTCTATGCTCCTAAAGGAGTTGCAGTTCTTTACAAAAGAGATGGAGTTCGTCTAGGCAAAGTAATTACTGGAGGAAATCAAGAGGGAAAAAGAAGACCCGGGACATCAAATACACCTTATATAGTTGGAATAGCTAAAGCTTTAGAAATGGCTGTTGAAACTATGGATGAAGAGTGGAAGAGAGAAGAAGAATTAAGAGATTATTTTGAAGCAGAGGTTTTAAAGAAAATTCCTGAGGTAATAGTAAATGCAAAAAGTGTAAAAAGATTACCCGGAACTTCAAGTTTAACTTTTAAATATTTAGAGGGAGAATCAATTCTTTTAAATCTTAGCCTTAAAGGAATAGCAGTGAGTTCAGGATCAGCTTGTTCATCGGATAGTTTACAACCATCACATGTACTTTTGGCAATGGGAATTCCGGCAGAATGTGCACATGGAACAATCAGATTTTCAATGGGGAAATATAATACAAAAGAAGAAATAGATTACACAGTGGAATGTTTAGTTGAAATAATTTCAAAGCTAAGAGCTATATCGCCACTATGGAATGCATATCAGGCAAATAAGTAA
- the nifU gene encoding Fe-S cluster assembly scaffold protein NifU → MYTEKVMEHFMNPHNVGVIENPDGYGKVGNPSCGDIMEIFIKVKDNILTDVKFRTFGCASAIASSSISTDLIIGKTVEEALQVTNKAVVEALGGLPAVKMHCSVLAEEAIKNAIEDYIAKRDAAK, encoded by the coding sequence ATGTATACAGAAAAGGTAATGGAACATTTTATGAATCCACATAATGTTGGAGTTATAGAAAATCCAGATGGTTATGGAAAAGTTGGAAATCCTTCTTGTGGGGATATAATGGAAATTTTTATAAAGGTAAAAGATAATATACTAACAGATGTAAAATTTAGAACTTTTGGTTGTGCATCTGCAATAGCAAGTTCTTCAATTTCTACAGATTTAATAATAGGAAAAACAGTTGAAGAAGCATTACAGGTTACTAATAAAGCTGTTGTTGAAGCTTTAGGTGGTTTACCAGCAGTAAAAATGCATTGTTCTGTTTTAGCAGAAGAAGCTATAAAAAATGCAATAGAAGATTATATAGCAAAAAGAGATGCAGCTAAATAG
- a CDS encoding MurR/RpiR family transcriptional regulator: MDRIHRFYKDNYETLTKVEKKIAEFIAKNPKKVILLSALELGKEIGVSDASVLRFSKNIGFNKFNDFKNYVALELSERNPNERIAKNWDNFKSQNDIANKIISGDLKNIEEFLLNLDFQKIDKTVKIIENSKKIYFLGIGSSRAISQFMYWYIKKLGYNTECINEGGLGLYETLSHISKEDLIIVFAFPKFLIDEVKAVKIVKEKGATAIAITSNIFSEISFLSDMVFKIPIENNGFFNSYIVPMEFCNIILTTLFEKNKKKIYNEWKKNSLMKDFLFSSEN; this comes from the coding sequence ATGGATAGAATACATAGATTTTATAAAGATAATTATGAAACACTCACAAAGGTCGAAAAAAAAATAGCTGAGTTCATAGCTAAAAATCCTAAGAAAGTAATTCTATTATCTGCTTTAGAACTGGGTAAGGAAATAGGTGTAAGTGATGCTTCTGTACTAAGATTTTCAAAAAATATAGGTTTTAATAAATTTAATGATTTTAAGAATTATGTGGCATTGGAGCTAAGTGAAAGAAATCCAAATGAGAGAATAGCTAAAAATTGGGATAATTTTAAATCACAAAATGACATTGCTAATAAAATTATAAGTGGAGATTTAAAAAATATAGAAGAATTTTTATTGAACTTAGATTTTCAAAAAATAGATAAAACAGTAAAAATAATAGAAAATTCTAAAAAAATATATTTTTTAGGAATAGGTTCAAGTAGAGCTATATCACAATTTATGTACTGGTATATAAAAAAATTAGGCTATAATACTGAATGCATAAATGAAGGAGGATTAGGACTTTATGAAACTCTTTCACATATAAGTAAAGAAGATCTTATCATTGTGTTCGCATTTCCTAAATTTTTAATAGATGAAGTTAAAGCAGTAAAAATAGTAAAAGAAAAAGGAGCTACAGCAATTGCTATAACAAGTAATATATTTTCTGAAATAAGTTTTCTAAGTGATATGGTTTTCAAAATACCAATTGAAAATAATGGTTTTTTCAATTCATATATAGTTCCTATGGAGTTTTGCAATATAATACTTACCACTCTCTTTGAAAAGAATAAGAAAAAAATTTACAATGAATGGAAAAAGAATAGCCTTATGAAAGATTTTCTTTTTTCATCAGAAAATTAG